A section of the Pseudomonas flavescens genome encodes:
- a CDS encoding microcin C ABC transporter permease YejB, with product MLSYILRRLLLIIPTLFGILVINFVIIQAAPGGPVEQMIAKLEGFDAASGGATGRISGGGGGEVSTAGSNYRGAQGLDPELIAEIEKMYGFDKSAPERFWIMLKNYAQLDFGESFFRDAKVIDLIMEKMPVSISLGLWSTLIMYLVSIPLGIAKATRHGSAFDVWTSSAIIIGYAIPAFLFAILLIVLFAGGSYYDWFPLRGLTSSNFDELSFSGKLLDYFWHLALPVTALVIGNFATLTLLTKNSFLDEINKQYVTTARAKGLSNTRVLYGHVFRNAMLLIIAGFPAAFIGIFFTGSLLIEVIFSLDGLGLLSFEAAINRDYPVVFGTLFIFTLLGLVVKLIGDITYTLVDPRIDFESREA from the coding sequence ATGCTGTCCTATATCCTGCGGCGCCTGCTGCTGATCATTCCGACCCTGTTCGGCATTCTGGTGATCAACTTCGTGATCATCCAGGCCGCCCCCGGTGGCCCGGTCGAGCAGATGATCGCCAAACTCGAAGGTTTCGATGCCGCCTCCGGTGGGGCCACCGGAAGAATCTCCGGAGGCGGCGGTGGCGAGGTGTCCACCGCCGGTTCCAATTACCGCGGCGCGCAGGGCCTCGACCCCGAGCTGATCGCCGAGATCGAGAAGATGTACGGCTTCGACAAGTCGGCGCCCGAGCGTTTCTGGATCATGCTCAAGAACTACGCCCAACTGGATTTCGGCGAGAGTTTCTTCCGTGACGCCAAGGTCATCGACCTGATCATGGAGAAGATGCCCGTATCCATATCCCTCGGGCTATGGAGCACCCTGATCATGTACCTGGTATCCATTCCGCTGGGCATTGCCAAGGCCACCCGACACGGCAGCGCCTTCGACGTCTGGACCAGCTCGGCGATCATCATCGGCTACGCGATTCCGGCATTCCTGTTCGCCATCCTGCTGATCGTGCTGTTCGCTGGTGGTAGCTATTACGACTGGTTCCCGCTGCGCGGACTGACCTCGAGCAACTTCGACGAACTGAGCTTCAGCGGCAAACTGCTGGACTACTTCTGGCACCTGGCACTGCCGGTCACGGCGCTGGTGATCGGCAACTTCGCCACCCTCACCCTGCTGACCAAGAACAGCTTCCTCGACGAGATCAACAAGCAATACGTGACCACCGCCAGGGCCAAGGGCCTGAGCAACACCCGCGTGCTCTACGGCCACGTGTTCCGCAACGCCATGCTGCTGATCATCGCCGGTTTTCCGGCCGCCTTCATCGGCATCTTCTTCACCGGATCCTTGCTGATCGAGGTGATCTTCTCTCTCGACGGCCTCGGCCTGCTGAGTTTCGAGGCGGCGATCAACCGCGATTATCCGGTGGTCTTCGGCACCCTGTTCATCTTCACCTTGCTGGGACTGGTCGTGAAACTGATCGGCGACATCACTTACACCCTGGTCGATCCGCGTATCGACTTCGAAAGCAGGGAGGCCTGA